The following are encoded together in the Thunnus maccoyii chromosome 18, fThuMac1.1, whole genome shotgun sequence genome:
- the LOC121884597 gene encoding protein Tob2 produces MHLEVKVALNFIVSYLYNKLPRRRADLFGEELERILVSRFEGHWYPEAPLRGSAFRCIHLGAPRDPVVELAAKRSGLDTEEVRANVPAELSVWIDPYEVSYQIGEKGAVKVLYLEDPPGLGCDSERVEGVMREGKGDPEAEEAKSLGFNPDAQVFVPIGSQASPALMPSLSSSPTPLSAPSCPGLFSYPSSSTPTDPAAHSSNTSTPSPPSGGLPYLSTQQPPSALPAARPQPITFTTASFAATKFGSTKMKKCSGAGSAGNSSVAVGVPPAQRMLTRSPTTISAPELLKHKPLSLSLHSLGGPIPSQLSPNAKEFVYPGSPGPLYFDADTQPMQPHASPFQPPHNVNTHPSFDPFSSPPPAQSVGIIGSSGGISYMEKPPFVEGLGSYNLQYPSQSFQPVVLAN; encoded by the coding sequence ATGCATCTGGAAGTGAAGGTCGCCCTCAACTTCATCGTGTCCTACCTGTACAACAAGCTGCCTCGGCGTCGAGCTGACCTGTTTGGGGAGGAGCTGGAGAGGATACTGGTGTCTCGTTTTGAGGGTCACTGGTATCCTGAAGCCCCTCTTCGGGGTTCTGCCTTCCGCTGCATTCACCTTGGAGCACCAAGAGACCCCGTGGTGGAGTTAGCCGCCAAGAGAAGCGGACTTGACACGGAGGAGGTGCGTGCAAATGTCCCTGCAGAGCTCAGCGTGTGGATCGACCCTTACGAGGTATCCTACCAGATTGGAGAGAAGGGGGCGGTGAAGGTGCTCTACCTGGAGGATCCTCCAGGCCTCGGATGTGACAGCGAGAGGGTGGAGGGGGTGATGAGAGAGGGTAAAGGAGACCCAGAGGCGGAGGAGGCAAAGAGTCTGGGTTTCAATCCAGACGCTCAGGTGTTCGTGCCAATTGGAAGCCAGGCATCTCCTGCCCTCATGCCATCGCTCTCTAGCTCTCCCACACCTCTGTCCGCCCCGTCCTGCCCCGGGCTCTTCAGCTACCCCAGCTCCAGCACGCCCACTGACCCTGCTGCCCACTCCTCCAACACCTCCACCCCTTCTCCTCCCAGCGGAGGGCTGCCCTACCTCTCCACTCAGCAGCCGCCCTCCGCTCTCCCCGCTGCCCGTCCCCAACCCATCACCTTCACCACCGCCAGCTTTGCCGCCACTAAATTTGGCTCGACCAAGATGAAGAAGTGCAGCGGGGCCGGGTCGGCAGGTAACTCCAGCGTCGCGGTCGGCGTACCGCCCGCCCAGAGGATGCTCACCCGTTCTCCTACCACCATCTCGGCTCCTGAGCTGCTTAAGCACAAGCCGCTGTCTCTCTCCTTGCACTCCCTCGGAGGTCCCATCCCAAGCCAGCTCTCCCCCAACGCCAAAGAGTTTGTCTACCCAGGTTCCCCCGGCCCCCTTTACTTCGACGCTGACACCCAGCCCATGCAACCTCATGCCAGCCCTTTCCAACCCCCCCACAATGTCAACACCCATCCGTCCTTTGACCCCTTCTCCAGCCCTCCTCCAGCACAGAGCGTGGGCATCATTGGCAGCAGCGGAGGGATCTCCTACATGGAGAAGCCGCCGTTCGTCGAGGGTTTAGGAAGCTACAACCTGCAATATCCCAGCCAGTCCTTCCAGCCTGTTGTGCTGGCCAACTAA